A single Macaca mulatta isolate MMU2019108-1 chromosome 11, T2T-MMU8v2.0, whole genome shotgun sequence DNA region contains:
- the LRRC23 gene encoding leucine-rich repeat-containing protein 23 isoform X2, producing the protein MILRKKRTRRRQRRGRTTEKRGKSSLRKDLTDIYLLRSYIHLRYVDVSENHLTDLSPLNYLTHLLWLKADGNRLRSAQLNELPYLQIASFAYNQITDTEGISHPRLETLNLKGNRIHMVTGLDPQKLISLHTVELRGNQLESTVGINLPKLKNLYLAQNLLKKVEGLEDLSNLTTLHLRDNQIDTLSGFSREMKSLQYLNLRRSKTLAFRPDRTPRGATTFIPPRARTEDASFCPKAGNSSQPEAQDPLCAGPLGSVGCRVGCLDLSAAWSLGRGRPRAGVGGSQARVGRGVLVGVVGETCGGGWGVRISNKETV; encoded by the exons ATGATTTTGAGAAAGAAGAGGACgagaaggagacagaggaggGGGAGGACTACAGAAAAGAGGGGGAAGAGTTCCCTGAGGAA GGACCTGACAGACATCTACTTGCTGCGCTCCTACATCCATCTGCGCTATGTGGATGTTTCTGAGAATCACCTGACAGACCTGTCGCCACTCAACTACCTCACCCACCTGCTCTGGCTCAAGGCTGATGGCAATCGGCTGCGAAGTGCCCAGCTGAATGAACTGCCCTACCTGCAGATTGCTAGTTTTGCTTATAACCAGATTACTGACACTGAAGGCATCTCTCATCCTCGTCTTGAAACCCTGAATCTCAAag GAAACAGAATCCACATGGTGACAGGTCTGGACCCCCAGAAGCTGATCAGCCTGCACACAGTGGAGCTTCGGGGGAATCAGCTGGAAAGCACGGTGGGGATCAATCTTCCTAAGCTGAAGAACCTCTACCTG GCCCAAAACCTGCTGAAGAAGGTGGAAGGCTTGGAGGACCTGAGCAATCTCACCACCTTGCATCTTCGAGACAACCAGATTGACACTCTGAGTGGCTTCTCCAGGGAAATGAAATCATTGCAGTACCTCAACCTGAG GAGATCAAAAACGCTGGCCTTCAGACCTGATCGGACTCCCAGGGGGGCCACCACATTCATACCTCCTAGGGCGAGGACAGAGGATGCCTCTTTTTGCCCCAAAGCTGGAAATTCATCACAACCTGAGGCCCAGGATCCGCTCTGTGCGGGTCCTCTGGGCAGTGTGGGGTGCAGAGTGGGGTGCCTAGACCTGAGCGCTGCCTGGAGCCTAGGCCGGGGCCGCCCTCGGGCAGGTGTGGGTGGGAGCCAAGCCCGCGTGGGCCGCGGGGTGCTGGTAGGAGTGGTTGGAGAGACTTGCGGAGGCGGCTGGGGTGTTCGGATTTCCAATAAAGAGACAGTGTGA
- the LRRC23 gene encoding leucine-rich repeat-containing protein 23 isoform X1, with protein sequence MSDEDDLEDFEPDQDDFEKEEDEKETEEGEDYRKEGEEFPEEWLPTPLTEDMMKEGLSLLCKTGSGLAHAYVKLEVKERDLTDIYLLRSYIHLRYVDVSENHLTDLSPLNYLTHLLWLKADGNRLRSAQLNELPYLQIASFAYNQITDTEGISHPRLETLNLKGNRIHMVTGLDPQKLISLHTVELRGNQLESTVGINLPKLKNLYLAQNLLKKVEGLEDLSNLTTLHLRDNQIDTLSGFSREMKSLQYLNLRGNMVANLGELAKLRDLPKLRALVLLDNPCTEETNYRQEALVQMPYLERLDKEFYEEEERAEADEIRQSLKEDKEKEQEPEPKPDLEPEQSLI encoded by the exons ATGTCAGATGAAGATGATCTAGAAGACTTTGAGCCAGACCAGGATGATTTTGAGAAAGAAGAGGACgagaaggagacagaggaggGGGAGGACTACAGAAAAGAGGGGGAAGAGTTCCCTGAGGAA TGGCTGCCCACGCCCCTCACGGAGGACATGATGAAGGAAGGGCTTTCTCTGCTCTGTAAGACAGGCAGTGGGCTGGCTCATGCTTATGTCAAGCTGGAGGTTAAAGAGAG GGACCTGACAGACATCTACTTGCTGCGCTCCTACATCCATCTGCGCTATGTGGATGTTTCTGAGAATCACCTGACAGACCTGTCGCCACTCAACTACCTCACCCACCTGCTCTGGCTCAAGGCTGATGGCAATCGGCTGCGAAGTGCCCAGCTGAATGAACTGCCCTACCTGCAGATTGCTAGTTTTGCTTATAACCAGATTACTGACACTGAAGGCATCTCTCATCCTCGTCTTGAAACCCTGAATCTCAAag GAAACAGAATCCACATGGTGACAGGTCTGGACCCCCAGAAGCTGATCAGCCTGCACACAGTGGAGCTTCGGGGGAATCAGCTGGAAAGCACGGTGGGGATCAATCTTCCTAAGCTGAAGAACCTCTACCTG GCCCAAAACCTGCTGAAGAAGGTGGAAGGCTTGGAGGACCTGAGCAATCTCACCACCTTGCATCTTCGAGACAACCAGATTGACACTCTGAGTGGCTTCTCCAGGGAAATGAAATCATTGCAGTACCTCAACCTGAG GGGCAACATGGTGGCCAACCTGGGGGAGCTGGCCAAGCTTCGAGACCTGCCCAAGCTGCGAGCCTTGGTGCTGCTCGATAACCCATGCACGGAGGAAACCAACTACCGCCAGGAGGCCCTGGTGCAGATGCCATACCTCGAACGCCTGGACAAGGAATTCTATGAGGAGGAGGAACGGGCTGAGGCTGATGAGATTCGACAGAGTCTGAAGGAAGacaaggagaaggagcaggagccTGAGCCCAAGCCTGACCTGGAACCGGAACAGTCATTGATCTAG